A window of the Thermus albus genome harbors these coding sequences:
- the yqeK gene encoding bis(5'-nucleosyl)-tetraphosphatase (symmetrical) YqeK, which produces MNGTVSTAELKEKVKALVRPERWAHIERVAALAREIAQKNGLDPERAYLAGILHDAARDLGEEELLRLAPPENEVERAHPLSLHGRAARVLAEAWGVEDQEVLEAVEGHVYGVDPRNPLGMALYIADISEPGRGVNGEVRDLALSGRLLEAYRLAVGNKVAYLMAKGIPLHPKTLAVYHHLKDAP; this is translated from the coding sequence TTGAACGGCACGGTTTCTACCGCTGAGCTAAAGGAGAAGGTGAAGGCCCTGGTCCGCCCCGAGCGCTGGGCCCACATCGAGCGGGTGGCGGCCTTGGCCCGGGAGATCGCCCAGAAAAATGGCTTGGATCCGGAAAGGGCCTATCTGGCGGGGATTCTGCACGACGCGGCCCGCGACCTGGGAGAGGAGGAGCTCCTCCGCCTGGCCCCTCCGGAAAACGAGGTGGAAAGGGCCCACCCCCTTTCCCTCCACGGCCGGGCGGCCCGGGTTCTGGCGGAGGCCTGGGGGGTGGAGGACCAGGAGGTCTTGGAGGCGGTGGAGGGGCACGTGTACGGGGTGGACCCCCGGAACCCCTTGGGCATGGCCCTATACATCGCCGACATCTCGGAGCCGGGCCGGGGGGTGAACGGGGAGGTCCGCGACTTGGCCCTTTCGGGGCGGCTCCTCGAGGCCTACCGCCTGGCGGTGGGGAACAAGGTGGCCTACCTTATGGCCAAGGGCATTCCCTTGCATCCCAAGACCCTTGCCGTCTACCATCACCTAAAGGATGCGCCTTAG
- a CDS encoding LCP family protein, whose product MRLRLSFLLLSLALFALGGVLSWPRPLGEGEVRPVRAGPLPEMGVVVAARDIEYCGYHTPCGPGSRTDSIFYVRIRGGEAKALAIPRDLYSPLVGGKINAAYARGGAELLKRAVEEATGLVAERHLILTLESVARLVDAVGGVEVYLERPMRYTDRAAKLFIDFPAGRLHLNGEEAVKYMRFRHDALGDYARLDRIKGVISQVLKKAQEPRTWPALALALREAWRELDTDLSLEEVLAHLPGVQGLRLSLATLPTREGRGTFLYVDEGAKAQVLAAWMGLTLPSSPPQVPVRLRGERSLLLWGQAFLAREGVEVQVEEAEVGQSAVYSQDLEAGGYFAELFHLPLLAPHQPILGVVVELGRDLVQ is encoded by the coding sequence ATGCGCCTTAGGCTTTCCTTCCTCCTCCTTTCCCTGGCCCTCTTTGCCCTTGGGGGGGTGCTCTCCTGGCCCAGGCCCTTGGGGGAAGGGGAGGTGCGGCCCGTGCGGGCTGGGCCCTTGCCCGAGATGGGGGTGGTGGTGGCGGCCCGGGACATAGAGTACTGCGGCTACCACACCCCTTGTGGCCCGGGAAGCCGCACGGACAGCATCTTTTACGTGCGCATTCGGGGTGGGGAGGCCAAGGCCCTGGCCATTCCCCGGGACCTCTATAGCCCCCTCGTGGGGGGCAAGATCAATGCCGCCTACGCCCGGGGTGGGGCCGAGCTCCTGAAGCGGGCGGTGGAGGAGGCCACGGGCCTGGTGGCGGAAAGGCACCTGATCCTCACCCTGGAAAGCGTGGCCCGGTTGGTGGACGCCGTGGGGGGGGTGGAGGTCTACCTGGAAAGGCCCATGCGCTACACCGACCGGGCGGCCAAGCTCTTCATTGACTTCCCTGCGGGAAGGCTTCACCTAAACGGGGAAGAGGCGGTGAAGTACATGCGCTTCCGCCACGACGCCCTGGGGGATTATGCCCGCTTGGACCGCATCAAGGGGGTGATTTCCCAGGTGCTCAAGAAGGCCCAGGAGCCCCGCACCTGGCCGGCCTTGGCCCTGGCCTTGAGGGAGGCCTGGCGGGAGTTGGACACGGACCTCTCCCTGGAGGAGGTGCTGGCCCATCTCCCCGGGGTCCAGGGCTTAAGGTTATCCCTCGCCACCCTGCCCACCCGGGAGGGGAGGGGGACCTTTCTTTATGTGGACGAGGGGGCCAAGGCCCAGGTCCTGGCCGCATGGATGGGCCTGACCCTGCCCTCATCCCCGCCGCAGGTTCCTGTGCGCCTGAGGGGGGAAAGGAGCCTCCTCCTTTGGGGGCAGGCCTTTTTGGCCCGGGAGGGGGTGGAGGTGCAGGTGGAGGAGGCGGAGGTGGGGCAAAGCGCCGTCTACAGCCAAGACCTCGAGGCGGGAGGCTACTTCGCCGAGCTTTTCCACCTGCCCCTCCTTGCCCCCCACCAACCGATCTTAGGGGTGGTGGTGGAGCTGGGGCGGGACCTGGTACAATGA
- the rsfS gene encoding ribosome silencing factor produces MVKTLEAVELIGRIKDLLGEKKAENVVALDLRAVSDSLDYFVLASATSTPHLQALERHVQERLEEEGLRPRPTEGQSPRWVVLDYGEVVVHLMTPEAREYYDLEGFWADAERI; encoded by the coding sequence ATGGTCAAGACCCTGGAGGCAGTGGAGCTGATCGGCAGGATCAAGGATCTCCTTGGGGAAAAGAAGGCGGAAAACGTGGTGGCCCTGGACCTGAGGGCGGTGTCCGATAGCCTGGACTACTTCGTCCTGGCCAGCGCCACCAGCACCCCCCATCTCCAGGCCCTGGAGCGCCACGTGCAGGAGAGGCTGGAGGAGGAGGGGTTGCGCCCCAGGCCCACGGAGGGGCAAAGCCCCCGTTGGGTGGTCCTGGACTACGGGGAGGTGGTGGTCCACCTCATGACCCCCGAGGCCCGGGAGTACTATGACCTCGAGGGCTTCTGGGCGGACGCCGAAAGGATATGA
- a CDS encoding Uma2 family endonuclease, whose translation MAGASRGHNLLGVALFPKAREKGCRAHGETSKLKVALRRRLLPWPHGGVGSTKGEPLLRGKPLVMEALSPATEAQDRRERMRAYLGLASLQAYPILNPQSKGLEGYIREETGFSLKGYPGGQVPLPCLGIPLDLEALYSALD comes from the coding sequence ATGGCCGGGGCCAGCCGCGGGCACAACCTCCTGGGGGTGGCCCTTTTTCCCAAGGCCCGGGAAAAGGGATGCCGGGCGCATGGGGAAACCTCTAAGCTTAAGGTGGCCCTCCGACGCCGTCTCCTACCCTGGCCCCATGGCGGCGTGGGGTCCACCAAGGGGGAACCCCTTTTACGGGGAAAGCCCCTGGTCATGGAGGCCCTCTCCCCCGCCACGGAGGCCCAGGACCGGAGGGAGAGGATGCGGGCCTACCTGGGCTTGGCAAGTCTTCAGGCCTACCCCATCCTTAACCCCCAAAGCAAGGGGCTTGAAGGGTACATCCGCGAGGAAACGGGCTTCAGCCTGAAGGGCTACCCCGGCGGCCAGGTGCCCCTGCCCTGCCTGGGTATACCCCTAGACCTGGAAGCCCTCTACTCGGCCCTGGACTAG
- the panC gene encoding pantoate--beta-alanine ligase yields the protein MKVAHTVAQLRRALPREGIGFVPTMGYLHRGHLALVERARKENPLVVVSIFVNPLQFGPGEDYHRYPRDLERDRALLEEAGVDLLFAPSVEEMYPAGFSSRITVEGPLTALWEGEVRPGHFQGVATVVARLFLLVGPSRAYFGEKDYQQLLVIRKMVRDLGFPLEVVGVPTVREEDGLALSSRNVYLSPELRGKATVLYRALWAMREAALRGEGVAEALERGEEVLKEVPEFRPDYLAIVHPETLLPLSRFVPGARGLVAGRFPEVRLIDNLEVYP from the coding sequence GTGAAGGTGGCGCACACCGTGGCCCAGCTCCGGCGGGCCCTTCCTCGGGAGGGGATAGGCTTTGTTCCCACCATGGGGTATCTCCACCGGGGGCACCTGGCCTTGGTGGAGCGGGCCCGCAAGGAAAACCCCTTGGTGGTGGTTTCCATCTTCGTCAACCCCTTGCAGTTTGGCCCCGGGGAGGACTACCACCGTTACCCCCGGGACCTGGAGCGGGACAGGGCCCTTTTGGAGGAGGCGGGGGTGGATCTCCTCTTCGCCCCCAGCGTGGAGGAGATGTATCCCGCGGGCTTTTCCAGCCGCATCACCGTGGAGGGTCCCCTCACCGCCCTTTGGGAAGGGGAGGTGCGTCCCGGGCACTTCCAAGGGGTGGCCACGGTGGTGGCCAGGCTCTTCCTCCTGGTGGGGCCAAGCCGGGCCTATTTCGGCGAGAAGGACTACCAGCAGCTTCTGGTGATCCGCAAGATGGTGCGGGACCTGGGCTTTCCCCTGGAGGTGGTGGGGGTGCCCACGGTGCGGGAGGAGGATGGGCTGGCCCTTTCCAGCCGCAACGTCTACCTCTCCCCAGAGCTTAGGGGCAAGGCCACGGTCCTCTACCGGGCCCTTTGGGCCATGCGGGAGGCGGCCCTAAGGGGCGAGGGCGTGGCCGAGGCCTTGGAAAGGGGTGAGGAAGTGCTTAAGGAGGTTCCCGAGTTTCGGCCCGACTATTTGGCCATCGTGCACCCGGAAACCCTTTTGCCCCTTTCCCGCTTCGTTCCCGGGGCCAGGGGCCTTGTGGCGGGCCGCTTCCCCGAGGTGCGCCTGATCGATAACCTGGAGGTCTACCCATGA
- a CDS encoding type IV pilus twitching motility protein PilT, with protein MSEAFPQEGRQSLLEMLKAMVQARASDIHLQAGAPPTVRVDGKLKPFGQRPLTPKDTEAIAKALLTPEQWEEVEYRKELDFAYTIPGVARFRCNLLRQRGSFGLVMRVVAEVIPSFEALGLPREVMEGLAGKERGLILVTGPTGSGKSTTLAALIDHINRHYAKNIITIEDPIEFLHRHKKSLVVQREVGLDTDSFYSGIKYALRQDPDVILIGEMRDRETVEAALMAAQTGHLVLSTLHTLDAIRTVNRIIDFFPLHEHQQVRILLSESLLGILSQRLLPRADGKGRVLALEVLIATPYVRELIKDEEKIHGIKEAMMEGAIHGMRTFDQHLVELYTQGLISLEDALSAATSPHEFRLLLTKATGQAY; from the coding sequence ATGAGCGAAGCTTTTCCCCAGGAGGGTAGGCAAAGCCTCTTGGAGATGCTCAAGGCCATGGTCCAGGCCCGGGCCTCGGACATCCACCTGCAGGCGGGGGCCCCGCCCACGGTCCGGGTGGATGGGAAGCTGAAGCCCTTTGGCCAAAGGCCCCTAACCCCCAAGGATACCGAGGCCATCGCCAAAGCCCTCCTTACCCCGGAGCAGTGGGAGGAGGTGGAGTACCGCAAGGAGCTGGACTTCGCCTACACCATCCCCGGGGTGGCCCGCTTCCGCTGCAACCTCCTGAGGCAGCGGGGAAGCTTCGGCTTGGTGATGCGGGTGGTGGCGGAGGTGATTCCCAGCTTTGAGGCCTTGGGCCTGCCCCGGGAGGTGATGGAGGGGCTCGCGGGCAAGGAGCGGGGCCTCATCCTGGTGACGGGGCCCACGGGGAGCGGCAAAAGCACCACCCTGGCGGCCCTCATTGACCACATCAACCGGCACTACGCCAAGAACATCATCACCATTGAGGATCCCATAGAGTTTTTGCACAGGCACAAGAAGAGCCTGGTGGTGCAGCGGGAGGTGGGGCTGGACACGGATAGCTTCTACTCCGGGATCAAGTACGCCCTGCGCCAGGACCCCGACGTGATCCTCATCGGGGAGATGCGGGATAGGGAGACGGTGGAGGCCGCCCTCATGGCGGCCCAGACGGGCCATTTGGTCCTCTCCACCCTGCACACCCTGGATGCCATAAGGACGGTCAACCGCATCATTGACTTTTTCCCCCTGCACGAGCACCAGCAGGTGCGCATCCTCCTTTCCGAGTCCCTTCTGGGCATCCTCTCCCAGCGCCTCCTGCCCCGGGCGGATGGCAAGGGGAGGGTGTTGGCCCTGGAGGTGCTCATCGCCACCCCCTACGTGCGGGAGCTCATCAAGGATGAGGAGAAGATCCATGGGATCAAGGAGGCCATGATGGAGGGGGCCATCCACGGGATGCGCACCTTTGACCAGCACCTGGTGGAGCTTTATACCCAAGGGCTCATCTCCCTGGAGGATGCCCTTTCCGCCGCCACCAGCCCCCACGAGTTCAGGCTCCTCCTCACCAAGGCCACGGGGCAGGCGTACTGA
- a CDS encoding Uma2 family endonuclease yields MAQRYRFAIEEFERLFQGITGVELLDGEVYQMSPIGPKHAEAVARLVTRFAQALGDKARIWPQNPVRLPPGSEPQPDLALLRPKDYWEALPTPEDILLLVEVSESSLAYDQEVKLPLYAQAGIPEVWILDLGENRLHLFRYPKEGLYTEHRVLLPGEEAEPLHFPGVRIPWP; encoded by the coding sequence ATGGCCCAGCGGTACCGCTTCGCAATAGAGGAGTTTGAGCGCCTTTTCCAGGGGATCACGGGGGTGGAACTCCTGGACGGGGAGGTATACCAGATGAGCCCTATTGGTCCCAAACATGCGGAGGCAGTGGCCCGTTTGGTGACCCGGTTCGCCCAGGCCTTGGGGGATAAGGCCCGCATCTGGCCGCAAAACCCCGTGCGCCTGCCCCCAGGCTCCGAGCCCCAGCCGGACCTGGCCCTCCTCAGGCCCAAGGACTACTGGGAGGCCCTCCCCACCCCCGAGGACATCCTCCTCTTGGTGGAGGTCTCCGAGTCCAGCCTGGCGTACGACCAGGAGGTAAAGCTTCCCCTTTATGCCCAAGCGGGCATCCCCGAGGTATGGATCCTGGACCTAGGGGAAAACCGCCTCCACCTCTTCCGCTACCCTAAGGAAGGCCTTTACACGGAACACCGGGTCCTCCTTCCCGGCGAGGAAGCCGAACCCCTCCACTTCCCAGGGGTGCGCATCCCCTGGCCCTAG
- a CDS encoding thymidine phosphorylase, whose protein sequence is MNPVQFIREKREGLKHRREDLEAFLLGYLKEEVADYQVSAWLMAAFLRGLDREETLWLTETMAYSGKVLDLSHLPHPVDKHSSGGVGDKVSLVVGPILAAAGCTFAKMSGRGLAHTGGTIDKLESVPGWRGEMTEEEFLDRAQRIGLVIAAQSPDLAPLDGKLYALRDVTATVESIPLIASSIMSKKLAAGARSIVLDVKVGKGAFMKTLEEARLLAKTMVAIGQGAGRRVKALLTSMEAPLGRAVGNAIEVREAIEALKGKGPEDLLTVALRLAEVALGLEGLDPGLARKVWQSGKALEKFQAFLEAQGGDPKVVEDPSLLPLGEEQALFAERDGVVQEVDAYRVGLAVLALGGGRRRKGEAIDHGVGVHLLKKPGDRVARGEALALVYHRGRGLEEALAHLKEAFRLGQEANPWPLVLEAVG, encoded by the coding sequence ATGAACCCCGTGCAGTTTATCCGCGAGAAGCGGGAGGGCCTTAAGCACAGGCGGGAGGACCTAGAGGCCTTCCTTTTGGGTTACCTAAAGGAGGAGGTGGCGGACTACCAGGTCTCCGCCTGGCTCATGGCGGCTTTCCTAAGGGGCTTGGACCGGGAGGAGACCCTTTGGCTTACGGAAACCATGGCCTATTCCGGAAAGGTTTTGGACCTTTCCCACCTGCCCCATCCCGTGGACAAGCACTCCTCTGGGGGGGTGGGGGACAAGGTGAGCCTGGTGGTGGGGCCCATCCTGGCGGCGGCGGGCTGCACCTTCGCCAAGATGTCGGGCCGGGGCCTGGCCCACACCGGGGGGACCATCGACAAGCTGGAATCGGTTCCGGGCTGGCGGGGGGAGATGACGGAGGAGGAGTTTCTGGATAGGGCCCAGCGCATTGGCCTAGTGATAGCCGCCCAAAGCCCCGATCTGGCCCCCTTGGACGGAAAGCTTTATGCCCTTAGGGACGTGACCGCCACCGTGGAGAGCATCCCCTTGATCGCCAGCTCCATCATGAGCAAGAAGCTGGCCGCGGGGGCCAGGAGCATCGTGTTGGACGTGAAGGTGGGCAAGGGGGCCTTCATGAAGACCCTGGAGGAGGCCAGGCTTCTCGCCAAGACCATGGTGGCCATCGGCCAGGGGGCAGGCCGAAGGGTGAAAGCCCTCCTCACCAGCATGGAGGCCCCCCTGGGCCGGGCGGTGGGGAATGCCATTGAGGTGCGGGAGGCCATAGAGGCCCTTAAGGGGAAGGGGCCTGAGGATCTCTTGACGGTGGCCTTGCGCCTTGCGGAGGTGGCCTTGGGGCTTGAGGGGCTGGACCCCGGTCTAGCCCGGAAGGTATGGCAAAGCGGCAAGGCCCTGGAGAAGTTCCAGGCCTTCCTCGAGGCCCAAGGGGGGGATCCAAAGGTGGTGGAGGACCCTTCCCTTTTGCCCTTGGGGGAAGAGCAAGCCCTTTTTGCGGAAAGGGACGGGGTGGTGCAGGAGGTGGACGCCTACCGGGTGGGCCTCGCGGTCTTGGCCCTTGGAGGGGGGCGGAGGAGGAAGGGGGAGGCCATTGACCACGGGGTGGGGGTCCATCTCCTGAAGAAGCCCGGGGACCGGGTGGCAAGGGGGGAGGCCTTGGCCCTGGTCTACCACCGGGGAAGGGGCCTCGAGGAGGCCCTGGCTCATCTCAAAGAGGCCTTCCGCTTGGGGCAGGAGGCAAACCCCTGGCCCCTGGTCTTAGAGGCGGTGGGGTAG
- a CDS encoding M23 family metallopeptidase: MRRRHKGPVRYTLFLARSGGGSRMVSLPGWGVALILFLLALWTGANLYFWHKGREARILEVRLQALSQEARRLSLALEAERAKNGALSEEAKRTKKELEEIKKAIEELRRRAGLSPINALPVRYQEGGKGGGAMAALGEPLAEWAEVRAEVLDLRNQLKEVVPALERTLEVERSLPRGLPLRGYRGVTSYFGMRKNPFGPGYEFHDGLDFAAPYGAPVYATGSGVVARTGWMGAYGLAVLLDHAEGYQTLYGHLSRLAVRPGQRVEKGQVLGYVGSTGRSTGPHLHYSVYRYGSPLDPRPYLDPLWASR; the protein is encoded by the coding sequence ATGAGGCGGCGGCACAAGGGGCCCGTGCGCTACACCCTGTTCCTGGCCCGAAGCGGCGGGGGAAGCCGAATGGTTTCCCTTCCGGGATGGGGTGTGGCCTTGATCCTCTTCCTCCTGGCCCTCTGGACGGGGGCCAACCTGTACTTCTGGCACAAGGGCCGGGAGGCCCGCATCCTGGAGGTTCGCCTCCAGGCCCTTTCCCAGGAGGCCCGGAGGCTTTCCTTGGCCCTCGAGGCGGAACGGGCCAAAAACGGGGCCCTCTCGGAGGAGGCCAAACGCACCAAAAAGGAGCTGGAGGAGATCAAGAAGGCCATAGAGGAACTCCGCCGCCGGGCGGGGCTTTCCCCCATAAACGCCCTTCCCGTGCGCTACCAGGAGGGAGGAAAAGGGGGCGGGGCCATGGCGGCTTTGGGGGAGCCCTTGGCGGAGTGGGCGGAGGTGCGGGCCGAGGTCTTAGACCTGAGAAACCAGCTTAAGGAGGTGGTCCCGGCCTTGGAGCGGACCCTCGAGGTGGAGCGAAGCCTTCCCCGGGGCCTGCCCCTCAGGGGATACCGGGGAGTCACCTCCTACTTCGGCATGCGCAAGAACCCCTTCGGCCCGGGGTACGAGTTCCACGACGGCCTGGACTTCGCCGCTCCCTATGGGGCTCCCGTCTACGCCACGGGAAGCGGGGTGGTGGCCCGCACCGGATGGATGGGGGCCTATGGCCTGGCCGTCCTTCTGGACCACGCGGAAGGGTATCAAACCCTCTATGGCCACCTTTCCCGCTTGGCGGTGCGCCCCGGGCAGAGGGTGGAAAAGGGGCAGGTCCTGGGGTACGTGGGCTCCACGGGCCGTTCCACCGGTCCCCACCTCCACTACAGCGTCTACCGTTACGGTTCCCCCTTGGACCCCAGGCCCTACCTAGACCCCCTTTGGGCCTCCCGTTAA
- a CDS encoding bactofilin family protein, which produces MLGRRQTGALTYLGPDTEVLGDLKAKGQVRIDGLVKGSVYVEGELEVGRTGRVEGERVEAGSVQIHGEVKADLVATKVSLSKTARFTGTIRAQALDVEAGAVFIGQSLAGETRALEAPKEA; this is translated from the coding sequence ATGTTGGGGAGGAGGCAGACGGGGGCCCTCACCTACCTGGGGCCCGACACCGAGGTCCTGGGGGACCTGAAGGCCAAGGGCCAGGTGCGCATCGACGGCCTGGTCAAGGGCTCGGTCTACGTGGAAGGGGAGTTGGAGGTGGGCCGCACGGGCCGGGTGGAGGGGGAGAGGGTGGAGGCGGGGAGCGTCCAGATCCACGGGGAGGTCAAGGCCGACTTAGTGGCCACCAAGGTCAGCCTTTCCAAGACGGCCCGCTTCACCGGCACCATTCGGGCCCAGGCCTTGGATGTGGAGGCGGGGGCGGTCTTCATCGGCCAGAGCCTGGCGGGGGAGACCAGGGCCTTAGAGGCCCCCAAGGAGGCGTAG
- the accD gene encoding acetyl-CoA carboxylase, carboxyltransferase subunit beta yields the protein MALERLFRRKRPSGENRDVPELWTKCEACGAGLYKKEFKENLYVCPKCGHHHRVSASERVEMLADPGTFQEITRLRPLDPLGFVDTKPYRERLKAYQEETGRPDAILGGTCAIGGVPAVLMVMDYAFAGGSMGSVVGEEIARGAERAAEEGRALVIVAASGGARMQEAALSLMQMAKTVMSLDRLWERRLPYVSILTDPTTGGVTASFAALADVIFAEPGALIGFAGPRVIRQTIRQELPEGFQRSEFLLKHGMVDRVTDRRRLKAEVVQVLRHLHPGVSYGTGV from the coding sequence GTGGCCCTAGAGCGGCTTTTCCGAAGGAAAAGGCCCAGCGGGGAGAACCGGGACGTCCCCGAGCTTTGGACCAAGTGCGAGGCCTGTGGGGCGGGGCTTTACAAGAAGGAGTTTAAAGAGAACCTCTACGTCTGCCCCAAGTGCGGCCACCACCACCGGGTTTCCGCCTCGGAACGCGTGGAGATGTTGGCCGATCCCGGAACCTTCCAGGAGATCACCCGGCTTAGGCCCTTGGACCCTTTGGGCTTCGTGGACACCAAACCCTACAGGGAAAGGCTTAAGGCTTACCAAGAGGAAACCGGCCGCCCCGACGCCATCCTGGGGGGTACCTGCGCCATCGGGGGGGTGCCTGCGGTCCTCATGGTCATGGACTATGCCTTCGCTGGCGGCTCCATGGGCAGCGTGGTGGGAGAGGAGATCGCCCGGGGGGCGGAACGGGCGGCGGAGGAAGGCCGGGCCCTGGTGATCGTGGCCGCCTCGGGGGGGGCCAGGATGCAGGAGGCGGCCCTTTCCCTCATGCAGATGGCCAAGACGGTGATGAGCCTGGACCGCCTTTGGGAAAGGCGGCTTCCCTACGTGTCCATCCTCACGGATCCCACCACCGGGGGGGTTACCGCCAGCTTCGCCGCCTTGGCCGACGTGATCTTCGCCGAGCCCGGGGCCTTGATCGGCTTTGCCGGGCCCAGGGTTATCCGCCAGACCATCCGCCAGGAGCTCCCCGAGGGCTTCCAGCGCTCGGAGTTCTTGCTGAAGCACGGCATGGTGGACCGGGTCACGGACCGTAGGAGGCTCAAGGCGGAAGTGGTCCAGGTCCTCCGCCACCTGCACCCCGGGGTTTCCTATGGCACTGGAGTTTGA
- a CDS encoding acetyl-CoA carboxylase carboxyltransferase subunit alpha, with product MALEFEKPILELEKRIAELKETARTTGVDLEAELRLLEERLSRLKKEVYGSLTPWQRVQLARAPGRPTTLDVLEKAFQDFLELHGDRAFADDPAMVGGLAYLEGEKVVVVGHQKGRDTKENLQRNFGMPHPEGYRKAMRLMDLADRFGHPFISFIDTPGAYPGVSAEERGQAWVIAQSIQRMSRLRVPAIALILGEGGSGGALAIGVANRVLIMENAWYSVISPESCAAILWREAKEAPKAAEALKLTPTDLLAQKVVDAIVPEPEGGAHKDPLKAIQNIKEALLRALEELKGLSPEELYQDRYRRFRTLGAYAES from the coding sequence ATGGCACTGGAGTTTGAAAAGCCCATCCTAGAGCTGGAAAAACGCATCGCCGAGCTGAAGGAGACGGCCCGCACCACGGGGGTGGACCTCGAGGCGGAGCTCCGCCTCCTGGAGGAGCGGCTTTCCCGGCTTAAGAAGGAGGTCTACGGTAGCCTCACCCCTTGGCAGAGGGTGCAGCTGGCCCGCGCCCCGGGCCGCCCCACCACCTTGGACGTCCTGGAGAAGGCCTTCCAGGACTTTTTGGAACTCCATGGGGATAGGGCCTTTGCCGATGATCCCGCCATGGTGGGGGGCCTCGCTTACCTGGAGGGGGAGAAGGTGGTGGTGGTGGGCCACCAAAAGGGGCGGGACACCAAGGAGAACCTGCAGCGCAACTTCGGCATGCCCCATCCCGAGGGGTACCGCAAGGCCATGCGCCTCATGGACCTGGCGGACCGCTTCGGCCATCCCTTCATTTCCTTCATTGACACCCCGGGGGCCTACCCGGGGGTTTCCGCGGAGGAGCGGGGCCAGGCCTGGGTCATCGCCCAGAGCATCCAGCGCATGAGCCGCCTGAGGGTTCCCGCCATCGCCCTCATCCTGGGGGAGGGGGGAAGCGGGGGGGCCTTGGCCATCGGGGTGGCCAACCGGGTCCTCATCATGGAAAACGCCTGGTACTCGGTGATCAGCCCCGAGTCCTGCGCGGCCATCCTCTGGCGGGAGGCCAAGGAGGCGCCCAAGGCCGCCGAGGCCCTGAAGCTCACGCCCACGGACCTTCTGGCCCAGAAGGTGGTGGACGCCATCGTTCCCGAGCCCGAGGGCGGGGCCCACAAGGATCCCTTGAAGGCTATCCAGAACATCAAGGAAGCCCTCCTAAGGGCCCTCGAGGAGCTCAAGGGGCTTTCCCCGGAGGAACTCTACCAGGACCGTTACCGCCGCTTCCGCACCTTAGGGGCCTACGCCGAGTCTTAA